In Cyanobacterium stanieri LEGE 03274, a single window of DNA contains:
- a CDS encoding DUF4230 domain-containing protein — translation MNSSKIPNYSPNSFNLLSFLTKSGVSVIFMVGLFFLFQTSNKIMEGLKNLLPTVTNDIDTSKLIVQKIQGVSELTTTVFVMDAVIPTSSSRRIGDWVVGETNLLYLARGEVRAGLDLSKIEENNIRVENDTLTITLPAPQILDSKIDVTKSQVYDYDRGFLSLGPDVAPDLQTQAQRETLKKVVNSACDAHILTQANQRAVLTITQLMENTGYDSVNVKTTPSKECKG, via the coding sequence ATGAATAGTTCAAAAATTCCTAATTACTCTCCTAATTCTTTCAATCTGTTATCTTTTCTGACTAAAAGCGGAGTCAGTGTTATTTTTATGGTTGGTTTATTTTTCCTTTTCCAAACCAGTAATAAAATTATGGAAGGGTTAAAAAATTTACTTCCCACTGTCACCAACGACATCGATACTTCTAAACTGATTGTACAAAAAATACAGGGTGTAAGTGAGTTAACTACCACCGTTTTTGTTATGGATGCAGTTATACCAACTTCCTCTAGTCGTAGGATAGGAGATTGGGTAGTGGGAGAAACTAATCTATTATATCTTGCACGGGGAGAAGTAAGGGCTGGATTGGATTTGAGTAAAATTGAAGAAAATAATATCCGTGTGGAAAATGACACCCTTACTATTACTTTACCTGCCCCCCAAATTTTAGACTCTAAGATAGATGTCACGAAATCCCAAGTATATGACTATGATAGGGGATTTTTAAGTTTAGGGCCTGATGTTGCCCCTGATTTACAAACCCAAGCCCAAAGAGAAACTCTTAAAAAAGTGGTAAATTCGGCTTGTGATGCTCATATTCTTACTCAAGCTAACCAAAGGGCGGTGTTAACTATTACTCAATTAATGGAAAACACGGGTTATGATTCTGTCAATGTCAAAACAACCCCTTCTAAGGAATGTAAGGGTTAA
- a CDS encoding TerD family protein: MVINLQKGQRISLTKEAPQLQQLMCGLGWDVATKKGGFLSGLFSQNNGNFDLDASVICISENKKVKHEKDVVYFGNLRHYSSAIMHQGDNLTGEGNGDDEQIMINLALLPEYIYKIAIVVNIYDPFNRQQDFAQINNAFIRLVNLTNQKEIVRYTLSGAEYTGQTAMIMAELTRNGKDWEMDAKGEGLRVKDLAAVVNLYNQTNS; this comes from the coding sequence ATGGTAATTAATTTACAAAAAGGACAAAGAATCTCCCTAACAAAAGAAGCCCCTCAATTACAACAATTGATGTGCGGTTTAGGGTGGGATGTGGCAACCAAAAAAGGTGGTTTCTTGTCAGGTTTATTTAGCCAAAACAATGGCAATTTTGATTTAGATGCCTCAGTAATATGTATTAGTGAAAATAAAAAAGTCAAACACGAAAAAGACGTTGTCTATTTTGGTAATCTCAGACATTATTCCTCCGCCATCATGCACCAAGGAGATAACTTAACAGGGGAAGGAAACGGCGATGATGAACAAATTATGATCAATTTAGCCCTACTACCAGAGTATATATATAAAATTGCCATAGTGGTTAATATTTACGATCCTTTTAACCGTCAACAGGATTTTGCCCAAATAAACAATGCTTTTATCCGTTTAGTTAATTTAACCAACCAAAAAGAAATCGTGCGTTATACCCTTTCTGGGGCAGAATATACAGGGCAAACCGCCATGATTATGGCAGAATTAACCCGCAACGGTAAAGATTGGGAAATGGATGCTAAAGGGGAGGGTTTGAGAGTCAAAGATTTAGCCGCCGTCGTTAATCTCTACAATCAAACCAATAGTTAA
- a CDS encoding photosystem I assembly protein Ycf4, with amino-acid sequence MQVNDFIFKQEISGSRRLSNYLVAIASTIGGVGFLLAGLSSYFHTDFLKVTDVSGLQFVPQGIALSFYGVAGTLLASYLWLNIFLNVGSGYNEFNKKEGKVTIFRQGFLGKNRQVKIVYDIDDIQAIRAEIKEGLNPKRTLYLRVKPKRDIPLTPVGEPIALSALENQGAQLARFLTVPLEGL; translated from the coding sequence ATGCAAGTTAACGATTTTATCTTTAAACAAGAGATTTCAGGCTCTCGTCGTCTTAGTAATTATCTAGTGGCGATCGCCTCTACCATCGGCGGAGTGGGCTTTTTATTAGCAGGATTATCTAGTTATTTTCACACTGATTTTCTCAAGGTTACTGATGTTTCTGGATTACAATTTGTACCCCAAGGTATAGCCCTTAGTTTTTATGGTGTGGCGGGTACATTATTAGCTTCTTATTTGTGGTTAAATATCTTTTTAAATGTAGGTAGTGGCTACAATGAATTTAATAAAAAAGAAGGAAAAGTAACTATTTTTAGACAAGGTTTTTTAGGTAAAAATAGACAGGTAAAAATAGTATATGATATTGATGATATTCAAGCAATTAGAGCGGAAATAAAAGAAGGATTAAACCCTAAAAGAACTCTTTATTTACGGGTAAAACCTAAAAGAGATATTCCTTTAACTCCTGTGGGTGAGCCTATCGCCCTTTCTGCCCTCGAAAATCAAGGCGCTCAGTTAGCTCGTTTTCTCACTGTACCCCTCGAAGGTTTATAA
- a CDS encoding Mo-dependent nitrogenase C-terminal domain-containing protein, giving the protein MMNFSYVQIPKKISTAPLAIIKEKLGSWEIKEKKTAKRVVNLIPSQCPFARDVYLFNQKILTIPPLCKINPFYEDLMMLRFRALCFLSEIGEDITPYCQ; this is encoded by the coding sequence ATGATGAATTTTTCTTATGTACAGATTCCCAAGAAAATTTCCACAGCGCCCTTAGCCATTATCAAAGAGAAGTTAGGTAGTTGGGAAATTAAGGAGAAAAAAACTGCAAAAAGAGTTGTTAATTTGATTCCTAGTCAATGTCCGTTTGCTAGAGATGTTTATTTATTTAATCAAAAAATATTAACAATTCCTCCTCTATGTAAAATAAATCCTTTTTATGAAGATTTAATGATGTTGCGTTTTCGTGCTTTATGTTTTCTTAGTGAGATTGGAGAAGATATTACTCCTTATTGTCAATAA
- a CDS encoding cysteine desulfurase family protein has product MLNPIYLDYHSTTPVDRRLLDVIYDSMIDNFGNPSSIDHLWGDRTLNVIKKAKQQIADLINCQAQEIIFTSGATESINTVIQGLTPPHHFIISPLEHKAVIDTCQAMVKRGLGKITWLKVDKKGRIDLEYLEKICTQGASLLCVMAANNEIGNIYPIQEIGKIAQTYHIPFLCDGSQAVGKIPLNFQDWGITFLTISGHKLYAPKGIGALIVKQGYHLQPLIYGGGHQNGLRSGTLNVSGIVALGEACYLRQLEMVEDERAIALKRNHLQSILQSQIPSLIINGDIHNRLAGNLHISIPHVPNSAMIARIRDKIAISTGSACTTQTLAPSHVLRAINLEDELIESALRIGIGKFTTHEEIEKSATILIDAVNQILSLFAI; this is encoded by the coding sequence ATGCTTAATCCTATCTACTTAGATTATCATTCTACTACTCCAGTAGATCGCCGCTTACTCGATGTGATATATGACTCGATGATCGATAATTTTGGTAATCCTAGTAGTATAGATCATCTATGGGGCGATCGCACCTTAAATGTGATCAAAAAAGCAAAACAACAAATAGCCGACTTAATCAACTGTCAAGCCCAAGAAATTATTTTCACCTCTGGCGCCACCGAAAGCATTAACACCGTCATCCAAGGATTAACACCCCCTCACCATTTCATTATCTCACCCCTCGAACATAAAGCCGTCATTGATACCTGCCAAGCCATGGTAAAACGAGGATTAGGCAAAATCACATGGCTAAAGGTAGATAAGAAAGGCAGAATTGACTTAGAATATCTCGAAAAAATATGCACTCAAGGCGCATCCTTACTCTGTGTCATGGCAGCCAACAACGAAATCGGTAACATTTACCCTATCCAAGAAATTGGTAAAATTGCCCAAACATATCATATCCCTTTTTTATGTGATGGCTCTCAGGCAGTGGGTAAAATTCCCCTTAATTTTCAAGATTGGGGTATCACCTTCCTAACTATCTCCGGACATAAATTATACGCCCCCAAGGGCATCGGTGCATTAATCGTCAAACAAGGGTATCATCTTCAACCCCTCATTTATGGAGGAGGACATCAAAACGGACTGCGATCAGGTACACTCAATGTATCAGGAATAGTGGCTTTAGGAGAGGCTTGTTATCTCAGACAATTGGAAATGGTAGAAGACGAAAGGGCGATCGCTCTTAAACGAAATCATCTACAATCAATATTACAATCACAAATCCCTTCATTAATCATCAACGGTGACATCCATAACCGCCTAGCAGGAAATCTTCATATATCTATTCCCCATGTCCCTAACAGTGCTATGATTGCTAGAATAAGGGATAAAATAGCCATCTCCACTGGCTCAGCTTGTACCACCCAAACCCTAGCCCCTTCCCATGTATTGAGGGCAATAAACCTAGAAGATGAGTTGATAGAAAGTGCCTTGAGAATCGGTATCGGCAAATTTACTACCCATGAAGAAATAGAAAAAAGTGCCACTATTCTTATTGATGCTGTTAACCAAATTTTGTCATTATTTGCGATTTAG
- a CDS encoding endonuclease: protein MSKYDDIIETVFFNNYREGYKTVSFGREELAEACDTLNISRIKNLGDIPYTYRFIRNLPDSIKNKAPENTDWIIIGTGRASYEFRQATPGKIEVTKNRQLIKIPDATPEIVKRYAPGMDEQALLTKVRYNRLIDIFTGLTCYSIQNHLRTSIDTIGQIEIDEIYLGINKRGAHFVLPCQAKSPGDSFGIVQVMQDIEFCKIRYPNLICKPIALQFLSNNDVAILELSVEETQEKFRLSVVEEKHYQLVLKHEISEEEINTLCKKED, encoded by the coding sequence ATGAGTAAATATGATGACATTATAGAAACAGTATTTTTTAATAATTATAGGGAAGGCTATAAAACAGTATCATTTGGTAGAGAAGAATTAGCTGAAGCCTGTGACACTTTAAATATCAGTAGAATAAAAAATTTAGGTGATATTCCTTACACTTATCGCTTTATAAGAAATTTGCCTGATTCTATCAAAAATAAAGCTCCCGAAAATACTGATTGGATTATAATTGGTACTGGTAGAGCTTCATATGAATTTAGACAAGCAACTCCCGGAAAAATTGAAGTAACAAAAAATAGACAGTTAATAAAAATACCAGATGCTACTCCCGAAATTGTGAAACGCTATGCACCGGGTATGGATGAACAAGCCTTATTAACAAAAGTTCGATATAATCGACTAATTGATATATTTACTGGATTAACTTGTTATTCAATTCAAAATCATTTAAGAACCAGTATAGATACTATCGGACAAATTGAAATAGATGAAATTTATTTAGGAATTAATAAAAGAGGTGCTCATTTTGTTTTACCTTGTCAAGCGAAATCACCTGGTGATAGCTTTGGTATTGTACAAGTTATGCAAGATATTGAGTTTTGTAAAATTCGCTATCCCAATCTAATTTGTAAGCCTATTGCTTTGCAGTTTTTAAGCAATAATGATGTAGCTATTTTAGAGTTATCTGTAGAAGAAACTCAGGAAAAATTCCGTCTTTCTGTGGTAGAAGAAAAACACTATCAATTAGTATTGAAACATGAAATTTCTGAAGAAGAAATAAATACTCTTTGTAAAAAAGAAGACTAA